The following nucleotide sequence is from Streptomyces bathyalis.
TACGGCGTCGCGCTGACTGTGCGCCACAGTGAACCGGCGCACACAGCAGGGGGTCCACGACCAAAAATCGATGCCCCGCATAGGCGGGCCCTATCGATCCCGGCGCCGCAACAGCCGGACAGGCAGGCACGCGGGGAGGAACGGGACGGGAACGGGCGCGGGCGGCGCCGCGGGCGCGGGCAGCGGCCAACTGGTGCGCTGGGCCCCGTGCGTCCCGGATCCCGCATCCGTCCCCGGAAGCCGTCCGGAAGTCAGCCCACCTTCGCCCGTGCCAGCTGCCGGGACTGGGCGACGAGGCGGTCCGCGCTGTCCCAGACCTCCACGTCCTCCTCCAGGAAGCCCCCCGCGAGGTTGACGGTGGTGACGGAGACGCGCAGCAGCCCGGGCGCCGGGCGGGCCCGGACATGGACGGTGAGCTCCACGGTCGGCACCCAGCCGCTCAGGCCCATCTCGAACGCGGTCGGCGGCAGCGCGTCCACCGCCATGAGCAGCGACATCGGGTCCGGGTCACGGGCGTCGGCCAGTCCGAGCCAGGCGCGCATCTCGCCGCGGCCGCTCGGCGCCCCCACGGCCCAGCCGCATGTGGCGGGATCGAGCCGCAGGTCCAGGCGCTTGCCCATTTCGGGACCGGCGTCCGGGCCCGCCGGGTTGTCCCGGGCGCTGAAGCACTGCCCGGGGGGCGGCATCGCGGGCGGCTCGGCGCTCGTACGGACGTCGCCGGTGACGGTGTCCAGGTCCCCGTAGGAGGCGAGGACGCGGATGCGCTCGACCTCACGGCCGTCGGCGCCGGTCTGGAAGAGTCCGGCCGTGCCGGTGGAGAGAGTGCGCCCGGTGCGGACGACCTCGCTGCGGATGACGGCAGGCCCGTGCGTGGTGGCCGACAGGTAGTGCGCCGTGATGGTAAACGGATCGGGGTGCGGCAGCGTCTCGCCGAGGGCCCGGCCGAGGGTCGCCAGCAGATAGCCGCCGTTGAGGGCGTGGCCGATGGCCCAGCCCTGGGAGAGGTCCGTGTCGTGGACACCGGGCTCACGCTGCCGTACGGAGGTGTCGCGGTCGAACTCGCTCAGGGTGGCTTCGGAGATGGTGTCGGACATATGAGCACCGTACACGGAGAAGTTACTCACGGGTAGTCGCATTCGTGGCCGCCCACCGGCCGGGCCGCCGGGTGGCCGGTCAGCTTCCCGGCTCCGCGTCCGCGACCGTGGAGCGGCGGTGCCAGGCCCGCGGCGCCCGCCACCCGAAGCGCAGCGCCAGCAGGCGCACGACGAATGCCAGGGCGGCGGCCCCGACCATCGTCGCGGCGTTGAGCGCTCCGGCGTCCAGCAGCAGGGCGGTCACGGTGGCGCCGATGATGGCGGGCACGGCGTAGAGGTCCCGGTCCCAGCGAAGCAGCGACGGCACCTCGTTCGCGAGCACATCGCGCAGCACCCCGCCCCCGGCGGCCGTGGCCAGGCCGAGCACGGCGGAGGCGAAGAGCCCCAGCCCGTACTCGTGGGCCTTGACGGTGCCGGCGACGCAGAACAGCCCGAGGCCGGCCGCGTCGAAGACGTTGATCGCCTTGTTGATCCGCTCCACGTGCGGGTGCAGGAAGAAGACGAAGGCCGTGGCGATCAGCGGGGCGTGGAAGTATCCGGCGTCAGTGAAGGCGGCGGGCGGCACGGCCCCGATCACGACGTCACGGAAAAGGCCGCCGCCGAGCCCGGTGACTTCCGCCAGTACGGCCATTCCGAATACGTCGAAGTTCTTGCGCACGGCGAGGAGAGCACCGGATATCGCGAACACGAAGATCCCGACGATGTCGAGCCAGTGCTGCACGTCGGGGTCGAGCGGGTGCTGATTCACGGGCCCATTCTTCCCACGCCGCCGCCCGCGCGGGACACCCGGCGGGAGCGTGGAGCCGGAGACCCTCCGGGCCGGCTCACGAGGGACTGCGGCAGCCCCTGGACACGCCTCCGAGCTGCGGCGATGCCGTTCGGCGACGAAATGGGACAAAGGGTGACACCAGGAAACCGGAATGTGATTCCTTCACCACGCAGCGTCCATCCGGAACCCGCGGAATGTGAGGCGGCGCATAAGACCCACGTCACATTCGAACCGGCTTAGTGGACACCTCCCGCCACCCCTCCGGCTCCGGCGGCATTTCAACGGTTCCATCCAAGATGTCCGAATACGCAACCTCATTTCGGTCCGTAGCCGCATAGTAGGTCACATATTTGGCACCGGCATCACCAGCCTTTACCAATGGCAGC
It contains:
- a CDS encoding thioesterase family protein, producing the protein MSDTISEATLSEFDRDTSVRQREPGVHDTDLSQGWAIGHALNGGYLLATLGRALGETLPHPDPFTITAHYLSATTHGPAVIRSEVVRTGRTLSTGTAGLFQTGADGREVERIRVLASYGDLDTVTGDVRTSAEPPAMPPPGQCFSARDNPAGPDAGPEMGKRLDLRLDPATCGWAVGAPSGRGEMRAWLGLADARDPDPMSLLMAVDALPPTAFEMGLSGWVPTVELTVHVRARPAPGLLRVSVTTVNLAGGFLEEDVEVWDSADRLVAQSRQLARAKVG
- a CDS encoding trimeric intracellular cation channel family protein, whose product is MNQHPLDPDVQHWLDIVGIFVFAISGALLAVRKNFDVFGMAVLAEVTGLGGGLFRDVVIGAVPPAAFTDAGYFHAPLIATAFVFFLHPHVERINKAINVFDAAGLGLFCVAGTVKAHEYGLGLFASAVLGLATAAGGGVLRDVLANEVPSLLRWDRDLYAVPAIIGATVTALLLDAGALNAATMVGAAALAFVVRLLALRFGWRAPRAWHRRSTVADAEPGS